One segment of Rhodopirellula baltica SH 1 DNA contains the following:
- a CDS encoding DUF6263 family protein → MLLRIPPTSRRLALIGLACLGTQSVLVPQSIGNAKEQSVLEQADDASGETYSLKHSLQPGQTLRYEVTHVAKTKTRINGSEEIANVHTKSNRAWTVAEADNSEMTFDHSIESVAMTQQSGDADEVQWDSTTGEEPPKIFSVVASQIGTPLATVTINKQGQEVRREDHAGSKSSLGMGTLALALPDKPVKIGESWAVPSEIQARTEDGFVKQIKIRQLYTLKKVKAGVATLSVKSETLTPIEEESLRAQVIQQLSNGTLRFDVDNGYLLSKELIWDESVVGFQGPGSMMEYRAKMTEELLPEDSSTTVASKKKSQR, encoded by the coding sequence ATGTTGCTGCGAATCCCTCCCACGTCCCGTCGCCTCGCTTTGATCGGACTGGCCTGCCTGGGAACACAGAGCGTTCTGGTACCTCAATCGATCGGAAACGCCAAAGAACAGTCGGTTTTAGAACAAGCAGACGACGCATCCGGTGAAACCTACTCGCTGAAACACTCGCTTCAGCCTGGTCAAACACTTCGCTATGAAGTCACCCACGTTGCCAAAACCAAGACTCGCATCAATGGGTCCGAAGAAATTGCGAATGTTCACACCAAGAGCAATCGAGCCTGGACCGTTGCGGAAGCCGACAATTCCGAAATGACGTTCGATCACTCGATCGAATCCGTCGCCATGACGCAGCAAAGCGGCGACGCGGATGAAGTTCAGTGGGATAGCACCACGGGCGAAGAACCGCCAAAAATCTTCAGCGTTGTCGCTTCGCAGATCGGAACTCCGTTGGCAACGGTGACGATCAACAAGCAGGGCCAAGAAGTCCGCCGGGAAGACCATGCGGGTTCCAAGTCCTCACTGGGAATGGGGACACTTGCGTTGGCACTGCCTGACAAACCCGTCAAGATTGGCGAATCATGGGCCGTTCCTTCCGAAATCCAAGCCCGAACCGAAGACGGCTTCGTCAAGCAAATCAAAATTCGTCAGCTTTACACGCTCAAGAAGGTCAAAGCCGGTGTAGCAACGCTGAGCGTGAAGAGTGAAACGCTGACTCCGATCGAAGAAGAATCTTTGCGGGCACAAGTCATTCAGCAACTCAGCAACGGAACGCTGCGTTTCGATGTCGACAACGGCTATTTGCTCAGCAAAGAACTGATCTGGGACGAGTCCGTCGTTGGCTTCCAGGGGCCTGGCAGCATGATGGAATACCGGGCCAAGATGACAGAGGAACTACTACCCGAAGACAGCTCCACAACGGTCGCGTCGAAGAAGAAAAGTCAACGCTGA